From the Polaribacter huanghezhanensis genome, the window GTTTGTACAATTCCATGGGTTTTTCTGTTCCGCCTTTTGATAAGACATTTTCTTTAAATTTTGTCGCAACCTCTTTGTTAAAAATTCCTTTTTCTAAGAAATATTCAAAAGCATCTGCATCCAATACTTCAGCCCATTTGTAGGAATAATATCCTGCAGAATATCCGCCTTGAAAAATATGAGAAAACGCGGTGCTCATACAGTTTTCTGCAATATCAGGATATAATTTTGTGTCAGAAAAAGCGTCTGTTTCAAATTCTTTTATACTTTTTATTTCTGATGGATTTTCAGAATGCCATTTCATATCTAATATCCCAAAACTTAATTGACGAAGTGTTTGCATTCCTTCATGAAAACTTGCCGATTCTTTAATTTTTGTTATATATTCCATCGGAATTACTTCTCCAGTTTCATAATGTTTGGCAAAAATTTCCAAGGCTTCCTTTTCGTAACACCAATTCTCTAAAACTTGACTAGGTAATTCCACAAAATCCCAAGAAACTGAAGTTCCAGACAAGCTATTATACGTTGTGTTTGCCAGTATTCCGTGCAAAGCGTGACCAAATTCGTGAAACAAGGTTGTCACTTCGTTAAAAGTTAATAATGACGGTTTTGTTGCGGTAGGTTTGGTAAAATTACACACGATTGAAACGTGTGGTCTTTCATTAATTCCGTTTTTAATTTGTTGCGGTTTGTAAGAAGTCATCCATGCGCCATTTCGTTTTCCTTTTCTCGGATGAAAATCTGCATAAAAAACAGCGATAAAATTTCCTTTAGTGTCTGTTACATTGTATGTTTTAACATCGTCGTGATAGATGTCAATATTAAAAACTTCTTCAAAATGTAAATCGTACAAACGATTTGCAACTTCAAAAACACCATTAATTACATTTTCTAATTTAAAATACGGTTTTAAGATTTCTTGATCTAAATTGAAGCGTTCTTTCTTTAGTTTTTCTGCATAATAAGCGCCGTCCCATTTTTGTAATTGATCAATTCCGGCTAGTTTTTTTGCATATGCTTCTAATTCTTCAAATTCTTTTTG encodes:
- a CDS encoding M3 family metallopeptidase, which encodes MNPLLHHFNTAPFSKISNKDYKPAIKKAIEIAKKEIDEIVQNQNEPTFENTTVALDFTGEKLGRITSIFFNLNSAETNDEIQKIAQEISPWLSDFSNDIKLNKELFERVKFVFDQKENLNLSVEQHMLLEKQYKGFARNGANLSEEKKSELRKIDTELSKLSLQFGENVLAETNAFQMHLTKEYEVAGLPESVKEAAHQLAKENEKKGWIFTLDYPSYIPFMTYADNRELRKKITIAAGKKAFQDNKFNNEEIVLNIVKLRHQRANLLGYKTHAHFVLEERMAETPEKVISFSNDLLAKAKPAAQKEFEELEAYAKKLAGIDQLQKWDGAYYAEKLKKERFNLDQEILKPYFKLENVINGVFEVANRLYDLHFEEVFNIDIYHDDVKTYNVTDTKGNFIAVFYADFHPRKGKRNGAWMTSYKPQQIKNGINERPHVSIVCNFTKPTATKPSLLTFNEVTTLFHEFGHALHGILANTTYNSLSGTSVSWDFVELPSQVLENWCYEKEALEIFAKHYETGEVIPMEYITKIKESASFHEGMQTLRQLSFGILDMKWHSENPSEIKSIKEFETDAFSDTKLYPDIAENCMSTAFSHIFQGGYSAGYYSYKWAEVLDADAFEYFLEKGIFNKEVATKFKENVLSKGGTEKPMELYKRFRGQEPKPDALLKRAGLINN